The sequence below is a genomic window from Anopheles cruzii chromosome 3, idAnoCruzAS_RS32_06, whole genome shotgun sequence.
TCCAGTAGAACCTttctagccgttattcctggtttggttaccggttaagctgcttcaccacgcttaaaccaagaccgatttcacacaatattgtcgtaagtaacccatttctcatccccagtacccaaccgttgaagaaatggttcgatttcattccgtttggccaaaattgtgtAGATagaaattcgagccatcatgttttttggtgtaaatagggtggcgccaaacatcgagcttctttgtgaatccagctttgtgctaatggtttaaaactatttgatagttaatcttcagcacctgaccgatgctctAACTACTAACAGGACGAAcaactttggttatttctgtgattttatcgacattttcgattacgtgtctgcctaggctttaacaaaaaaaataactgaaacgggtcaacgaaaccaaaatttattgcaactagctgttagagtatcgggaccataaacaccatgcaaaatttcagcgacctagcttgaattttcgccattttcaaagaaaaactgtaagatgtaccgaattttctcttagttgacctccattgttaacaccctgtaacttacaaacaaatggaacaaacaaaaaacaattagagcattttttgaagtgtaacGAGCCCAAATTTGAAACTGTGCGattgatacttcacgagatatcgatcactaacgGCATCTATcttgaaaaacgtcgattactttttccccagccttatataaacaaaaataatcggtcgaaaaacaaaacagcccgaaatatttcgccccaaccaccacacctccaactatacgaaccttgacaaatttgcggACCCAAGGCTGTctattttatgaattttactttcgacggagtaacttgacgccgttgcctgtgtgaagtgtcccatacaatccaatgcaagacaacgcgtgttgacgttccgaaatttcatttccaaaaCGCACTTCGGATGTGTGTTGCGGCTTTAAGTCCCGTGATTTTCCCGTGGAGAAGTTATGGGATAAAGTGGGCACTAATTCGCCGAAAATACCCGCGCAATAATCTAGATCACCAAGAATCAGTATCCAGTCAGTAGTCATCAGTAAATGGAACATCAACACAATTCGTGTTAATGAGGGGGAATTCTTCACGCCTGGCTTTCACAAAATTATAAAGAGGTGTAAGCTACGACAGAACCAAAATACCTCCTAATTTCTAGACAGTGGTACCTCAGTATTATTATCTTCTGAAAGCTATGCAGGAGGaacttatcatcatcatcgccacaaATTCAGAAATATTGTGGCCCTCGGATTTTATCTTAAGATGGAGGCGCGTGCCGTGCTCTCCTTCcgttatttatgttttttagcAGACGTACCAGAGTGTGTGGATTTTTCGCAATTTTGTTCAAACATCTCTAGACTATCTGTTCCTTATGGCGAAGCTTAGTTTCGGTGTGAAGTACCGCGGATCAGTGGAATGAATCGCCATATAATTCCACTTAGATGTGATTGCACTTTTCTGGTATTAACTAATCGAGCCGTGTCCAGCCCTTTGACGCGATACCGAGCGGAGTACCCCATTTAAAGGATCGCGTCTCGAGCGACCACAGGTGTCAGTGTCGATTCAGCAACCATCCCGTGATGGAGTCCCTCAGCCACAAACAGCGTTCAACGTGCGTCGTCCTATTGGTGTTGCTCTATATGCTGCTGCACGCGAGCGCTACACCGTCGGATAAGATAAGATTTCAAGTGGACAGTGAAGACAGTCGACTAACCGTTCCCGAGTTGATAAGCAAATACGGGTACGCCGTCGAAGAGCACCCGGTCAAGACCACGGACGGATACCGGCTGATGTTGCACCGCATAAAAAGTGATCGCCCCAATGCCACCGTCGTGCTGCTGATGCACGGTCTTCTGTGCAGCTCGGCGGACTGGCTAATGATCGGTCCAGGAAATGCACTCGCTTACCTTCTGGCGGATCGCGGATACGATGTTTGGCTAGGAAACGCTCGCGGTAACCGCTACTCACGTCACCACGACAGTCTCAGTCCGGTGTGGCCTTCGTTTTGGGAGTTTTCGTGGCACGAGATCGGATACCATGATCtgccggccacgatcgattacATTCTCGGCCGAACGCAGCAACCGCGGCTACACTACGTTGGCCATTCTCAGGGCACGACGGCGTTCTTCGTGATGGCCTCCAGTAGACCGGAATATAACGAAAAGGTGATACAGATGCAGGCAATGGCACCGGTTGCCTTCATGGAGCACATGAACagtccgctgctgctgctgatgaccAAGTTTCTCAACACGCTGGATATTCTGACGAGTCTGTTCGGAATCGGCGAGTTTCTGCCCAACACGCCCGTCCTGCACGAGATTGCCAAACGGATCTGCCCAACCACGGTGCCGAACAACCTGTGCATTCATCTGCTCTTCCTACTTAACGGCTGCGATCCTACGCAGCTGGATCCGGTCATGGTTCCGATTCTGCTCGGCCATACGCCGGCTGGGGCAGCGACGAAGCAGTTGGTTCACTACGCCCAAGAGGTTCGCTCGAAGCGCTTCCGGATGTATGATTTTGGAAAAGTCAAGAATTACCTCACCTACGGCAAACTGTCACCACCGGAGTACAATCTGACCAGCGTGACCGTGCCCGTTGTGCTGTACTATGGGTTGAACGATTATCTGGCGGCTCCGAAGGACGTGCGCACACTTTCCGCACGGTTGCCTAATTTACGGCAAGCTGTCCAGGTGAACCACAAACTGTTCAACCATTTGGACTTTCTTATCGCAAACGATGTTCGTAAATTGCTGTATGACGAAGTGATCGAACGAATTGTCGAAGCTGACAAGGGGAAGTGATTAGCGCGTGGCGTACGGGGTTAAGCCAAGAATGTGCCTCGAACAAGCAGCACTTGTGTCCTAGGGATAAGTTTCAGCTAATCGAGTGCACttgaagcgaacgaacgataGAGCCAGGTGCGGTTATTTATAATTCATATTGAACGGAAACCGAACAGGTGCAATTCTTTCTAGATTTAGACTATTCTACGCTATGTATTAGTTATGTATTGTATTAAgtatcacatcgttcaaaaagtcccgggactagctatgaaaacaacattttatcggcaaaattctttattattcatcaacataatctccttaaagtgtaatacaatcattccacacttctctaacttttcaattccatgtttgtaaaACGGTTcgtcttttgactcaaaattaccctcagtagcagcgatcacctcctcattcgagccatatctttttccctggagcatctttttgggatccgtaaagagccagtagtcgctaggcgagtacggaggatgaggaagcagttgaaagcctaattTGTTGAAGTTAatcattgttttgattgaactGTGCTATgatggcttttgttccaatgtgcgcaaatgcggcacccatttgaaaaaaacctttttcatatccaatttttggtgcaaaatagtaaatgcactaccagttgatatgttcatcatcttagctatctcgtgcactttcattttgcggtcacccatcacgattttcaatacttgcttgatgttttcgggagttactgccacatttggccgacccgaacgttccgcatcatttgtatcagcacaACCGCATAGAAGTTAGCATACCACCGccaaatggttggtttcgacggagtagagtccggataacgtttttcaagccattgctgagcttgaacagtgttttttcccattagaaaacaatgttttatcaacacgcgaaactcgctttggtccagtttttcaggattgcaaaagtagcgtcactttaaccactatagctttcttggttatgcttcgaattacatcaaattttaacacacctcatctgaaggttggtacttccgaacgtcggtatatgaatggcattattagcgccatttctatggtagtcccgggactttttgaacgatgtgatatGACTAACTTCTACATGGcaaagcaaatatttttaaagaTAAGCCGTAATCGCGCAATATTGAAACCGCTGCGAAGGCCCGCTAAGGTCCATAGCCGATATTGTCATGAAACGAAACGTCCTTCGTTATCACAAGCACATTAAAACATTCGCGATCAGCGAAAATGCCAACTCCACAGAGTGTTGTCATTCCGGCCTTCAAGAGGCTGACCGAAAAAGTTCTTGGAAAAGATAAGCACCGAAATTACTTGTGGCTGCCATTAAGATTTTCCAATATCCAAACCCTTTTGAGCTATGGTTTTACATAACTATTGTATTTggattttgcataaatttaccTTTAATCTGCATAAGCAACCACAAAGACCATTCAAGGTAGATTCCAATTCGATTGTAAATGCATGTCCTCGTTTTACGTAACAATTTGTATGAAATTTGTGGGCCATTTTCCAACCACTTCTTGAGCAACCCTCGCGTGCTGTCAACCCGACAACCGGCCGCAGGACGTCGAACAACGCTGTCGAACATGGTCGTAAGCCTCCTGCGCGTACTGCTTCAAACTGCAACATTATTTCTCGATTACGTTTCATTGACAGCGACGCGGCGACGGTGCGCGTACTGTTGCTCCCCGGAGTACATCTATCGCCCTTAAGCTTCCGCTCGGGGGCACTTCCGGGTGACAAAACCATCTGAACTCCGTCCGTGCTACCGTCTTGATGTCATTTTCGTTTAATGCGATGCGGTGCCACCATCAGCGTCTGTGGCCCGCGCGAGAATGTGAACCACAACCACATCCTTTTCGGTGGTAGGTTCTTCTGGTGTCGGCTGGCATGCCCTGGCATGCCCTGGCAATGAGCAGACACCCAAACAAaccgaccgccaccgccaacaagGACGTGCAGAAAAACCGGAGCACATTATGATATGTTCCGCTGGCGAAAAAGTAGAGCTGACAGTGGAAGGAAGCGCCGGCCATCCTCTGCAGTGGATCGGTTTTATGGTCCACTAAACACCGCTTTTAGTAGCGCACGATAAGTTAAGAAAATGGCTGCTTTATCGCCCGTGCCggttgcttccgttccggttgtGACAACTGCAGGGAAGAATtccaaaaccaacacacaaaacggGGAACGATTTTCGGCGGACCTCGCGGTTTTCCCAGGCACTGCTTAGGCTTGATAAGCAATCAATCGCCACCGTTCCATAACTTATTCTCTTCTTTTCACGGCCATCCCCACGATTTCCAGTTTGCAGCCTAATTGAGCTCACTGTCAGCCTGTGTGTATCGTCAGCCGGCTGGGATCCAGATGTTTTACGACGGCTCTGCCCACCCGTAGGGACTTCCTCGTTCAGACTCACGAGATCTGCGGCTTGCTTTGGCCCCCCAAAGAAACACGGCTCGTCCTCAAGCAGCCGTGACGCTATAAATGGGTTTTATCTTACTTTTATCGTCTCTAgggtggccatttttgtgAGCGACAATCTTGAAACCGAAACCTGGACCGgaccaaaaatcgatcgactcTCCGGGTCGCCGATCGCTCGCTGCGGTCGTTGATAATTGCCTCAATCGATTAGGATTACCACCGCAGGTCCCGGTGGGGTCGGTCCGGATCGGCGACAAATGATTGCTGCTCGTGtagtgattgattgatttatggccacATTCCTGGCGGCGATCCCGCTGTCCCGGGGGGCAATGGACAGAGagcaaaattcaattactggAAGCGGAAAACACGCGGAACGGATCGTCTTTCGCAGAA
It includes:
- the LOC128273482 gene encoding lipase 1-like, encoding MESLSHKQRSTCVVLLVLLYMLLHASATPSDKIRFQVDSEDSRLTVPELISKYGYAVEEHPVKTTDGYRLMLHRIKSDRPNATVVLLMHGLLCSSADWLMIGPGNALAYLLADRGYDVWLGNARGNRYSRHHDSLSPVWPSFWEFSWHEIGYHDLPATIDYILGRTQQPRLHYVGHSQGTTAFFVMASSRPEYNEKVIQMQAMAPVAFMEHMNSPLLLLMTKFLNTLDILTSLFGIGEFLPNTPVLHEIAKRICPTTVPNNLCIHLLFLLNGCDPTQLDPVMVPILLGHTPAGAATKQLVHYAQEVRSKRFRMYDFGKVKNYLTYGKLSPPEYNLTSVTVPVVLYYGLNDYLAAPKDVRTLSARLPNLRQAVQVNHKLFNHLDFLIANDVRKLLYDEVIERIVEADKGK